In the Leishmania donovani BPK282A1 complete genome, chromosome 31 genome, one interval contains:
- a CDS encoding dynein-associated protein, putative, with translation MNKANPSAAEREAHLQNVEDTLNRIAHHKGVLGYFIMEPQKGKLLSFAGFRGSSREAHRYADTLKGFIDLTTSTVRTIDWKDEMTFLRISCDTVDILVAPDANKEYTMVVVQTVKGRCAGGDT, from the coding sequence ATGAACAAGGCGAACCcctcggcagcggagcgTGAGGCCCACCTTCAGAATGTGGAGGACACACTGAACCGCATTGCTCACCACAAAGGGGTGCTGGGCTACTTTATCATGGAGCCGCAGAAGGGGAAGCTGCTTAGTTTTGCAGGCTTTCGGGGGAGCTCCAGAGAGGCGCATCGCTACGCTGACACGTTGAAGGGGTTCATCGACCTCACCACCTCCACTGTTCGAACCATCGACTGGAAAGACGAGATGACATTTCTGCGAATTAGCTGCGACACTGTCGACATTCTCGTCGCACCGGACGCAAACAAAGAGTACACGATGGTGGTCGTCCAAACGGTCAAAGGGAGGTGCGCCGGAGGTGACACATGA